A window of the Archocentrus centrarchus isolate MPI-CPG fArcCen1 chromosome 17, fArcCen1, whole genome shotgun sequence genome harbors these coding sequences:
- the ubxn7 gene encoding UBX domain-containing protein 7, producing MRHVYVVVCKMAALGDTSAPGVNGLIQQFTAITGATESVGKHMLEACNNNLEMAVTMFLDGGGIAEEPSTSSSSVASSSRAPSTDEVRAPIPQKQDILVEPEPLFGVPKRRRPARSIFDGFRDFQTETIRQEQELRNGGTVDKKLSTLADLFRPPIELMHKGSFETAKDCGQMENKWLMINIQNVQDFACQCLNRDVWSNDSVKTIIREHFIFWQVYHDSEEGQRYIQFYKLNKFPYISILDPRTGQKMVEWNQLDVASFLEQATGFLAEHGQLDGPSCHAPPAKRARSESLIDASEDSQLEAAIRASLQETHYESSNVPEPPDSPRSDDESDAEPFSDSEGPFSVDGSDSETPAPHEEKSLTGKHTVAPSASAAQPRLHPDSSTSSHRKSPYKENNHSHKKEESKKNHLEPSAAGPRHPQPDSDSGGNHCAPLPESAGTSKISTTTTCDVDCPEDNGPKARLMLRYPDGQREQISLSSKAKLLALVRHVQSKGYPNERFELVTNFPRRKLAHLDYDITLQEAGLCPQETVFVQERN from the exons GGGCCACAGAGAGTGTAGGAAAACATATGCTGGAAGCATGCAACAACAACCTGGAGATGGCAGTGACCATGTTTCTGGATGGAGGTGGGATAGCAGAGGAGCCCAGCACCAGCTCCAGTTCTGTGGCATCAAGCAGCAGAGCGCCCTCTACAGA TGAAGTGCGAGCACCAATTCCCCAGAAGCAGGACATATTGGTGGAACCAGAACCACTTTTTGGAG TGCCAAAGCGAAGAAGACCTGCTCGATCAATATTTGATGGTTTCCGAGACTTTCAGACAGAAACAA TACGCCAGGAACAGGAGCTGCGTAACGGTGGAACAGTGGATAAGAAACTGAGCACCCTGGCAGACCTTTTCCGGCCTCCCATTGAGCTCATGCACAAAGGCAGCTTTGAGACG GCTAAAGACTGTGGACAGATGGAAAACAAGTGGCTAATGATCAACATCCAAAATGTTCAAGACTTTGCCTGCCAGTGTCTGAACAGGGATGTGTGGAGTAATGATTCAGTAAAGACGATCATCAGAGAACACTTCATATTCTGGCAG gtATATCACGATAGTGAAGAGGGACAAAGATACATCCAGTTCTATAAGCTGAACAAGTTTCCCTACATTTCTATCCTGGATCCACGCACAG GTCAAAAAATGGTGGAGTGGAACCAGCTGGATGTGGCATCGTTCCTGGAGCAGGCAACTGGCTTCCTGGCAGAGCATGGGCAGCTCGACGGGCCATCCTGCCATGCACCTCCTGCCAAACGAGCTCGCTCT gAAAGCTTAATCGATGCCAGTGAAGACAGTCAGTTGGAGGCAGCGATCCGAGCTTCCCTACAAGAGACCCACTACGAGTCCTCAAATGTCCCCGAACCCCCCGATTCTCCCCGATCAGACGATGAATCAGACGCAGAGCCTTTCTCTGACAGCGAGGGCCCCTTTTCTGTTGATGGCTCAGACAGCGAGACACCAGCACCCCACGAAGAGAAAAGTTTGACTGGCAAACACACGGTGGCCCCTTCAGCCTCTGCAGCCCAGCCGCGTCTTCATCCTGATAGTTCCACTTCTTCTCACAGAAAATCGCCGTACAAAGAAAACAACCACAGTCACAAGAAAGAGGAGAGCAAAAAGAACCACCTGGAGCCATCGGCTGCTGGTCCTCGTCATCCTCAGCCTGATTCAGACTCTGGAGGGAACCACTGTGCCCCACTACCCGAAAGCGCTGGAACTTCGAAGATCAGCACCACCACAACTTGTGATGTGGACTGTCCTGAGGACAATG gtCCCAAAGCCAGGTTGATGCTCCGCTACCCAGATGGACAGAGAGAGCAAATTTCCTTGTCGTCGAAAGCAAAACTTTTG GCCCTGGTAAGACACGTCCAGTCCAAGGGTTACCCTAACGAACGCTTCGAActcgtcaccaactttcccagAAGGAAGCTCGCCCACTTGGACTATGACATCACATTGCAGGAGGCAGGGCTGTGTCCACAGGAGACTGTATTTGTGCAGGAGAGGAACTAG